A window of Synergistaceae bacterium genomic DNA:
AAAAATCTTAAACGGACTCCGCTTATTTTGCAACCCTCAATTTATTTTGCAACCCTCGATGGAGGTCAAAATATAAAACGCCGTTTCGGGATGGGCGAATGACTGCTTGCATTGATGGTCAGAACAAACCCTTCGCCGTAAATATACCAATTCTTGCCCTT
This region includes:
- a CDS encoding DUF3781 domain-containing protein, producing MRLSRDSIIHKGKNWYIYGEGFVLTINASSHSPIPKRRFIF